TGGACTGCCCTTAGAAACTGCCGCCGCCGCGAAGGAGGCCAGTCCCACCGGAGGAGTCACGTCGGCCATAATGCCGAAGTAAAACACGAATAAGTGCACGGCAATTAATGGCACGATCAGTCCATTTTGTTGGCCCAGCTGGACAATCACGGGTGCTAGCAGGCTTGAGACCACAATGTAGTTGGCGGTAGTGGGTAAACCCATACCTAAAATCAAGCTAAATACCGCAGTAAATAGCAGCATCAACAGTAGGTTGCCCATCGACAGTAGCTCGACTAAATCAGCGAGAACTAGCCCAACACCGGTTTGGGAAACGGCACCGACGATGATTCCAGCCGCTGCGGTTGCAATCCCAATCCCGATCATGTTGCGCGCACCGGAGATTAAGCCTTCACGTAGGTCGATTAAACCATCGGTAAAACTGCCATGATTAAAGCTATGGTCTTTGCGCATCCAGTTCAGCAATGGGCGCTGGGTGATTAAAATCAGCATCAGCATCACACTGCCCCAGAACGCGGACAATCCGGGCGACAAGCGTTCGACCATCAAACACCAGACCAACACCACCACCGGTAAAATAAAGTGCAGACCAGACAGCAGCACCTCTTTCGTTTTCGGTAGCACATCAATCGGTTTATCTGAGGCATCCGCCGGCAGCGGTGGATTTGAAGCCGCAATTTTTAACAAGCCTAAATAGGTGACCAATAAAATAATGGCCGAACCTAACAGCATGTACTCGCCAAGCACGGGCTTGAGCCAGCCGAGCCCGTAATATACCAGCAGTGAAATACCCGAGATCAGCATCACGCCAAAGGTAAAACCGGTTAAGCGGCGTAACCAAGGTTTGGGTGTGTGTTCACCAATTGGCTGCATGCCCAGTTTTAGCGCTTCAAGGTGCACAATATATAGCAAGGCAATATAGGAAATTGCTGCTGGTAAGAAGGCATGCTTGATCACTTCAACGTAGGGAATCCCCACATATTCCACCATCAAAAACGCAGCAGCGCCCATCACTGGCGGCATAATTTGCCCATTAACCGAGGACGCCACTTCCACTGCACCGGCTTTTTCTGCTGAGAAACCAACGCGTTTCATCATCGGAATAGTGAACGTACCGGTGGTCACTACGTTGGCAATTGATGAGCCAGAAATCATCCCGGTCAGTGCAGAAGAAACCACCGCCGCTTTGGCTGGACCACCGCGCATGTGTCCCAGTAGGCTAAAGGCTAGCTGGATAAAATAGTTACCGGCTCCAGCACGTTCGAGTAGCGCCCCAAAGAGTACAAATAAGAACACAAAGCTGGTGGAAACGCCCAATGCAATGCCGAACACCCCTTCGGTGGTAATCCACTGATGGTTTGCGAGCGCATTAATACTGACGCCGCGGTGGGCGATCAGGCTGGGCATATAAGGGCCGGCCAAACTGTAGATTAAAAAGATTAGGGCAATAATCGCCAGTGGTGGACCAAGGGCGCGACGGGTGGCTTCCAGTAGTAAGGGAATACCAATACAGGCGGTTACCATGTCGCCAGTTGTTAAACTACCTGGGCGTAGCGCTAACTGTTGATAAAAAATAAACAGGTAGGCGGCACTGGCGGCAGCCACCAGTCCCAAAGCAATATCAATTAAGGGTACACGGTTACGGGGTGAGCGCTTAAAGGCTGGATAAGCTAAAAAAGCTAACAACAACGCAAAAGTTAAATGGATTGCGCGGGCTTGGGTGTCATTAAACACCCCAAATCCGAAAATGAAGGGCAGTGGTGAGGCAATCCATAGTTGGAAGCTCGACCATAATAATGCCAAGCCAGCCATCACCTTGGCCATTACGCCATCGGGCAAGCGCGCACCGGTATCTTGAGCAATTAGCTCTTGGGTAGAAAGTTGTTTCTCAGGCATAAAAGAACCTGCTGTTAACAGCTAAGAAAGCGAAAAACGCCCGCACCTGAGTAGGTGGGGCGTTCAATTACAATCACGAAGTAACGCGTTTAAGTTACATCCAGCCGCGTTCTTTGTAGTAACGCACCGCACCGTCATGTAAAGGCGCAGAGAGACCGGCTTTGATCATTTCTTCTTCTTTTAGATCTTTAAATGCAGGGTGCAATTTCTTAAAGCGATCTAAGTTATCAAACACCGATTTAACTAAAGCATATACCGTGTCATCGCTGACTTTAGCGCTGGTGGTTAATACGGCTTTACCGCCAATCGATGGCGTGGGATTGTCATTACCCTTGTACACGCCACCTGGAATTTCGGCTTTGGTGTAGTAGGATTTTTCTGCTAGGAGCTGATCAATTGCTTCGCCAGTGACCGGAACTAACACCGAGTCGACGGTGGTCGTGGCTTCTTGAATTGCACCATTGGGATGACCTACGAAGTAAGTCATGGCATCAATGTTATTGTCGCCTAACGCACTGGCTTGTTCAGCTGGTTTAAGCTCTGCAGCTAAGGCAAAGTCTTTTTTACTCCAGCCTTTGACCGCCATGATTTCTTCTAAGGTGTCACGCTGACCTGAACCTGGGTTACCAACGTTTACACGTTTGCCTTTAAGGTCATCAAAGTTGGCGATATGCGCATCGCGGCGGGCCAAAATGGTGAATACTTCACTTTGGAGAGAAAATACTGCGCGGATATCGTCCATTGCGCCTTCTTTTTCAAAGGGCGCCAGACCTTCCATAGCTTTGTATTGGTGATCAGATTGCATCACCCCAAAGTTAAATTCGCCGCTGCGAATGCCATTTACGTTGGCCACACCGCCACCACTGGCTGGGGCGTTGCATTTGATGCCGGTAGTTTTAGTATCGCGGTTTACAAAGCGGCAGATTGACTGCCCAGCTACGTAATACACTCCGGTTTGGCCACCTGTACCGATGGTTACAAACTTATCGTCTGCTTGCACAGCGCTGGTAGCGCCTAAGCTAAGACCTGCCAGCGTAGCGGACAGGGCCCATGCGAGGGATTTACCTTTAATCATGGGATGACTCCTTGATGTTTGTTTGTCGAAAATGCTGAAATGCAATTTTTTCGAGATCGGGCGGATATTAACGTATTTTTAATCGAATGCGTATTATCCCAAGGTTTTGCGAAAAACTTTAGAATTGCGTTGGAAGTTGTATAACTCTGCTTTTTTCTGTGGTAACTGTTCGAGCTGGCAAGGTTCAAAGCCGCGCTCTTGGAACCAGTGTGCGGTACGGGTGGTAAGGACAAACAGGCTATTTAAGCCCTGGGCTTGAGCGCGCTGCTCAATCCGCTCCAGTACGGCATCACCACGGCCGCCGTGGCGATATTCAGGGTGGACTGCTAAGCAGGCGAGCTCTCCTGTTTGTTCTTGGGGAAACTCATATAAGGCGGCGCAGGCAATGATGGTGCCGTCACGCTCGACAATCGAGAAGTGGCTGATTTCTTGCTCAAGCAGATCTCTTGAGCGGCGCACTAGGATTCCTTGTTCTTCAAGGGGGCGGATCAGCTCCAGTAAGCCGCCCACATCTTCAATACTAGCCTCACGTACTTGTTCAAATAGCCCGGCACTAATTAAGGTGCCGCTGCCATCGCGGGTAAAGAGTTCGGTTAATAAGGCGCCATCTTCGGCATAGCTGACTACATGGCAGCGCTTAACAGTCTCAGCGCAGGCTTGTACGGCGCTACTTAATAACGAACGACTGGGCGCGGTAGTGGGTAGTTGCTCGGCTAGCTGCCGCGCTTGTTCAAGGTTCAGTTCACGTAATAGTTGCTGCTTAGTATCGACAATGCCAGGTTCGGGGCTAAACAAAATTAACTTATCGGCATGCAAGCTGAGCGCTGCTTGGGTTGCAACGGTTTCGGCTGATAGGTTAAAGGCCTCACCGGTAGGCGAATAACCTAATGCAGATAGCAGCACAATATTTTGCCGCTCTAATACTTGGCTAATCGCTGCACGATTAATCCGCCGTACTTCACCAGTGCTTTGTAAATCAACACCCTCTACTACGCCAATCGGTTTAGCTGTTACCCAATTACCGCTGACTACTTGGACCTGGGCGCCGCGCATGGGAGAAGAGGCCATATCGGTGGAGAGTAAGGCTTCTATTTGAATCCGTAATTGACCTACTGCCTGTTGCACACAGTTTAAGGTGGGGCCATCGGTAATACGCAGACCTTGATGATAACGCGAGGCCAGCTGTTGCTCGGCCAGTCGCTGTTCAATTTGTGGACGAGCGCCATGCACCAGTATCAGCTTGACGCCTAGGCTATGGAGTAAGACTAGGTCGTGAATGATGGCTTGAAAATTGGGGTGAGCCATGGCCTCGCCTGGCAGCATAACCACAAACACTCGGCCGCGGTGGGCATTGATATAGGGCGAGGCATTGCGTAGCCAGGTAACAGAATTGGGCATGGTTAATCCAAAAGCAAAGTAAAGTCAGTGATTAATTTAATGCATCAGTCAGTTTACGCAAGGGTTGGCGCTAATCTGTGAGGCGATATGTTCTTTAGGCATAAAAAAACGGTATTGGCAGAGCCAATACCGTTTCGGTTAACGCTGTAGCTTAGAGGAAAATCAGCTTTAAAATGCTAAAGAAGATAATCGCTAAGAACGCACCGGCTGGTAAGGTAATGGCCCATGACATAAAAATCGAACCAATCACGCGTAAGTTAAGTGCGCCAATACCGCGGGCTAAACCGATGCCTAAGACCGCCCCGACTAAGGTGTGGGTAGTCGATACCGGTAAGCCAATGGCTGAAGCGCCTACCACCGTTGAAGCAGTAGCAAGCTCAGCAGCAAAGCCACGGCTT
The sequence above is a segment of the Thiopseudomonas alkaliphila genome. Coding sequences within it:
- a CDS encoding TRAP transporter permease; the protein is MPEKQLSTQELIAQDTGARLPDGVMAKVMAGLALLWSSFQLWIASPLPFIFGFGVFNDTQARAIHLTFALLLAFLAYPAFKRSPRNRVPLIDIALGLVAAASAAYLFIFYQQLALRPGSLTTGDMVTACIGIPLLLEATRRALGPPLAIIALIFLIYSLAGPYMPSLIAHRGVSINALANHQWITTEGVFGIALGVSTSFVFLFVLFGALLERAGAGNYFIQLAFSLLGHMRGGPAKAAVVSSALTGMISGSSIANVVTTGTFTIPMMKRVGFSAEKAGAVEVASSVNGQIMPPVMGAAAFLMVEYVGIPYVEVIKHAFLPAAISYIALLYIVHLEALKLGMQPIGEHTPKPWLRRLTGFTFGVMLISGISLLVYYGLGWLKPVLGEYMLLGSAIILLVTYLGLLKIAASNPPLPADASDKPIDVLPKTKEVLLSGLHFILPVVVLVWCLMVERLSPGLSAFWGSVMLMLILITQRPLLNWMRKDHSFNHGSFTDGLIDLREGLISGARNMIGIGIATAAAGIIVGAVSQTGVGLVLADLVELLSMGNLLLMLLFTAVFSLILGMGLPTTANYIVVSSLLAPVIVQLGQQNGLIVPLIAVHLFVFYFGIMADVTPPVGLASFAAAAVSKGSPIKTGVQAFYYSLRTAALPFLFIFNTDLLLIDVSFWHGLLIFVVATIAMLIFAAGTQGWFITKNRWYDSVLLLLVAFTLFRPGFWMDKLHDPYQEIPPTEMVQALGQVDEGSQLRLRIMGEDGIGQPREFVLLLPVPSGDTGEQRLEKLGLELMVEDGKLLIDNVAFGSQAADLGLEFDQEILRVRAPTDRIQKEWMWIPGLLLLGFIAWLQSRRRKS
- a CDS encoding TAXI family TRAP transporter solute-binding subunit, with the translated sequence MKGKSLAWALSATLAGLSLGATSAVQADDKFVTIGTGGQTGVYYVAGQSICRFVNRDTKTTGIKCNAPASGGGVANVNGIRSGEFNFGVMQSDHQYKAMEGLAPFEKEGAMDDIRAVFSLQSEVFTILARRDAHIANFDDLKGKRVNVGNPGSGQRDTLEEIMAVKGWSKKDFALAAELKPAEQASALGDNNIDAMTYFVGHPNGAIQEATTTVDSVLVPVTGEAIDQLLAEKSYYTKAEIPGGVYKGNDNPTPSIGGKAVLTTSAKVSDDTVYALVKSVFDNLDRFKKLHPAFKDLKEEEMIKAGLSAPLHDGAVRYYKERGWM
- the argA gene encoding amino-acid N-acetyltransferase; translation: MPNSVTWLRNASPYINAHRGRVFVVMLPGEAMAHPNFQAIIHDLVLLHSLGVKLILVHGARPQIEQRLAEQQLASRYHQGLRITDGPTLNCVQQAVGQLRIQIEALLSTDMASSPMRGAQVQVVSGNWVTAKPIGVVEGVDLQSTGEVRRINRAAISQVLERQNIVLLSALGYSPTGEAFNLSAETVATQAALSLHADKLILFSPEPGIVDTKQQLLRELNLEQARQLAEQLPTTAPSRSLLSSAVQACAETVKRCHVVSYAEDGALLTELFTRDGSGTLISAGLFEQVREASIEDVGGLLELIRPLEEQGILVRRSRDLLEQEISHFSIVERDGTIIACAALYEFPQEQTGELACLAVHPEYRHGGRGDAVLERIEQRAQAQGLNSLFVLTTRTAHWFQERGFEPCQLEQLPQKKAELYNFQRNSKVFRKTLG